Within the Anas acuta chromosome 6, bAnaAcu1.1, whole genome shotgun sequence genome, the region AACTGGCCGAGGAGCACCCCCACGACGTGGTGGTGACTCTGCTGCGCTGCTCCCCAGCGTGCGACAGGTATGGGGCCCGCCTGCCCTGATGGCTCGGGGCCCGTCAGCCTTTCGAGCCCATCCAGCGCCAGCTGCCAGGCAGATGGCAGTTTTCAGGGTGCTCTGCAGGGGCCGAGCCCTGCATCGCCCCATTTCCCAGCCCTGGCACGTCAGCCCCAGAGCCTGCCACCACaatccctccctgccccacagggcCCGCCAGGGGCTGCctgtgaggggcagggggcagaggtAGGACTGGCAGCCAGCCTGGGCCCCTCCACGGGTGCCCAGGTCTTGGTGCTGTGGCCAAGGCCCCCCTGACCCAGCTCTctggccctgcagagctgccgtGACCATGTGGAGGGTGATGGTTGTCTCATCCCGGACTAAAAAGAAGGTGATGACAGAGCTGTGCCGCGTGCTGAAGGACTGGCCCTTTCACAGGACGTCCACCTCTGACGGGGACAACACGGATGTCTTCGCCCTGGCCGTGAGTTTCTGAACAAGCCCTCTCTCCCCCCAGGGGCTGCATCTCGGGGCAGCTATCCCTCCTCCCCTGTCACTACATCTCCCTGCCTCAGGCGGTGGGCTGCAAACCTGGCTTAGGGCATTTTAGGGGACAGGCCAGGGCCAAGGCACagcccagcaggctgcaggggctgggacgGAGAGCCCAGGCTGGTGGCAGGCCGCAGGAGGCTcagccagggcacactgccacCGCCCCAGGGAGGCTGCCTGTGGCTCAGCTCCGGATGGGAGCCAGGCCGGGTGCTCTGCCTGCATCTCCCGCGGCCCACGTCTGCACCTGAGGCTCGGCCTCCCACACTGGGGCCGTGCCACGGGGCTGGCTCAGCAGTGAGTGCCATCTCTGGGTCTTTTCTGCAGGCAACCAGGGTGCTGTGGGAGCTCCTTCGGCCAGCCAACTACCCAATGGAGCAGGAGATGAGCTTCTCTCGACCCCTGATGGTGTTGCTCTTCCAAATCTTCGCAAGCGCGCAGCAGACACCAGAAGAGGTGGAGACCTTCTTCAgggaatgccagcaggaggagggcattgccaccagccccagcaggtgCTTCGTCCCCCTCCTCCCATCCTTCCCATGGTCCTGGAGCCTGGGCCAGGGATCCGGGTGTGACctgggctgtgctctgcctgcaggttCGCACTGCTGACTCtgaaagcactgctctgccGTGTTGGGTATGATATGTTGGTGCTTGAATTGGGAAAGAGGAATATCTGGGAGATGCTACTCCACGCTGAGAGCCACCACTGGGCAGTGGGTCTGCTGGCCAGGTGAGGGCACTGAGGGACACCGGCAGAGCCCGGGGCACGTGAATTGCCCGTGGGCACAAATGAGGTCTCCTCAGAAGGGGCAGGAAGCCCATGGTGCACCCGAGGTGCACGCTGCTGTGGGGCGCTGGCTTCCTCCCTGCAAGGAGAGGTGGGGAAAGACCAGGCCTCCGGGAGCATGAAAtgctggtggctgctggaaCAGAGCCAGGAGCACTTCACCCGTCCTGCTCAGGACTTCTGCTCAGGACTCCTGCTCAGGACTCACCCTGCCTTCTTCCCTCTGCCAGGGCGATGAAATCCGTCTCAAGAACAGAGCGCCGACGGATTGTGCTGTATCTGGAAACGTGGCTCAACAACAACGAGCCACGCTGGAAGGTCCCTGCCATGGCCTTCCTGGTTGAGGTGAGCCCGATGGCAAGCGGTGCCGGCCTGAGCTGCCTCTTGCCACTCCACCCTCTGGTGGCCACAGCTGTGGGGAGAGACCGGCCggtggagctggggcagggcttcATCCCTTGGGGCTCATCCCCTTGGCACACACTGCCAGAGTGACACTCGTCTGCGGTTTCTCGTGCTTCCCATGAGCGAGGTCTCTGCTGGCCAATTCCAGCCTTGACTGAGGCGTGTTTTTCAGATGCTGGCCTGTGAGGACCTCAAAATGGAGTGTCTTCGAGTCATGCAGCTCTTCCCAAGATACCTGAGGAGTGAGTGCACGGCGATGCGTCAGCTGGTGCTCAAGGGCCTCAAAACGCTCAGCAGAAGACCCTATGTGGTAAGCAGGGTTCAGCCGGCTGAACACACCCCATTGGTGGTGTGGCTCTGGGCCAGGGATGCTGGCTAACACCGTTGCTTGGACTTGGCTGGGCACCGagtgctgtgggagctgctcCCAACTCTTGTGCCTCCCCATGCGCCTGCCCAAGTCCTTTGGGGCAGGACCGTGGCTTCTGGGCACTGTGGGCTCTGACAGCCTGAGAGTGTTTGCCAGCACAGCCCAACACGGTGTTGTTGCTCCCCACAGGCGAAAAAAATGGAGTTCCTGCTGCCAGAGATCATGGGGATACTGCCAGAGTTGGAAGGGGACGTGGCTGGAAATGCGCTGTTTGTGCTCAAAAACATGTTCAAGGAGATGACCATCAGCAAGGCCAGCCCCACCgctctgcagctggcagagaggCTGCCAGCGTTCTTTGACAGTGTAAGGCTGAGGGCACAGGGCCCAGCGGGGGTCTCTGAGGGCCGGTGCCTTTCCTGATGGATGTTGGGTGCTGTCAGGAAGCATTGTGCCCTGTGAATTTTCACACCCTTGCCCAGGTGGGCCtggagcagctggtgctgaggTCTTCGCTTCTTCCTTCCCACCAGGAATCCAGCTCCACGCAGCTGCAATCCATCCACTTCTTCAGAGCTGTGATGAGCTGCCGTTTtgcaaaaagggagaaaaagcagctgaagaaacaCGTGCGCCAGAGCGTGATCCCGCTGTTCTTCCACTTGCACGACGAGAACCAGCAAGTGGCCGAGGTTGGCTTCTCTGCCCAGCGTGGGCATTTGGGGAGGGCGATGCTGACACCCCGGGGTGGGACTGAGCACCCTCAGGAGGGACGGAGCCGTGGGCTCTGCTgccatccctgctccctgcatccagccccagctccctcggGCACTACACCACGGAGCAGACGCCTGCTCCCTGTGGTCAGCCTGCCCCACACAGCGCCCTGGGCCGTGCAGAGGcgtgcagcccctgcagcctcgccaaggggctggggacacaggtCCCCTGAGAGCTAGGGGTGCCACTTCAAagtctctgctgctcttcaggccGCAGAGGAAACCCTTCTCGATGCTGCCAAATTCCTGAAGAGGACACAGCTCGTGGACCTGCTGGAGGGAAAGCAAACATGGAGACTCGGCGAGTGCCTGGTAAGGACAGCTCTGAAGGCCCCGACCCAGACTGGACAAGCCCACAGCGCCCCAGGGCATGGGGCAGGCAGCTGTCCAAGGGGAAGGCTCTGCACCAGCCCCATGCCCTTGCGCTCTCTCTTGTGCAGCTGGAGGACAACAGCCTGGATGAGCACCTGCGCCAGAGCCTGCCGTACCTGCAGAGCCCGCAGGAGCCCTTGCGATTGGAGGCTGTCAGGTTCATCGGTGAGCCCGAGCCCCGGGGTCCCTCTGTGCccgagggaaggaggaggaggtggcccGGACAGCAGGGCCAGCGGGGGGTAGATGGGGAAggggtgctgctgggaagggctggCGGGCAGAGTTTGTAACAGGCTGTGTGTACTACCTAGGGCTCATTGCACAGCGAGTGAGGGATTGGCGTGAGGAGGAGCTCCCCATCATCTATGAAGGTAAGTGAGGGCAGCGGGGTATCGGCGGAttgccccctgctcctgcctggccaCAGGAAGAGCTGGGTGGCGCTggccacagcaggagctggtaGAATCATAAAACCAGAGtcacagaatgctttgggttggaagggagctgtAACGTCATCGAACTCCAACCCATCTGCCTGGTCAGGGATGCCTCGCGCTAGACCAGGGTGCTGAAAGCCCCGTCCAACCTTgcttgaatacttccagggatggggcccTTCCCGGGGTCCCCGCAAACACAGGCTCTGACCTTGCCTCCGCTCCTCTCTCTCACAGCCATTCAAGGCATGACGGACGACGTCAGTTCCTCTGTCTCTTCGCTCGCAACTGAGACCCTCCTCATTATACGAGCTGCAATGAGGTTGCCACGCAGTGTACCTGGATTACGAGGGCTGAGCTACCGGCTCTGGAAGGCGCGGAAGAAGTGCTCTGCACTGgccttcctgtgctgctgttgctgtgcaCAGGGATGATGGCAGGCATCCTGTGTGCTGGGGCCACCCAAAAGCGTGTGGAAGGCTGGGTGTCCCCTGGACTCTCCCAGCATGTGTCACACCTCCAGCCTTCAGGACCTTCTGCCCCCTTCGCTTGCTCCCAGATCTGCTTGGCCTTCCCCAGACAAGCAGTCTGTCTTCTTCCCCTCATCTGCATGTCTTTCCTTTGCGGCAATAAAATCGTGGAAGACTTGGGCCCTGAAGTGACTGGGAACCTCCAGCGAATGGCTGGCTGTGGAGTAATTGCTGGGGGTGACTTAATGAGACTAAACATCTTGCCCCAGTTACGCCTGGGGAAGGAGTTCAAGCATATCGGTATTTCAACGGTGTGCTCATTGGTGGCCCCGGTGTCTTGTGTCTCTGTGGTGGGGCAGACTCAAAAGGATATAGTTGCCCGTCTTGACAGCTGAGGGCTCCAAGCTCCagcagaaaagataaaaatcccAGGCCGCCATGCCACCCACGGGCTCTCACCTCACACGTGGCAGCACGGATCCAAAGGTCCCACTCGCCCCAAGCAAACTTTCCCGAAGTTTCAAGGATGCCGAGAAGCCCTACTTTACCTGGGAAAAGGGCCATTTGTAGTCCGTCCAGCTTCACAGGGGGGTGTCAGAACGATAAACCAAGAGCCAACCATTCTGCCAGGGCCCTCCAAAGCGCTCAAGTGACCGGTAACTGCTGGAACCCCACCCCTGCCGCAGGGGTGCAAACGGAATCCCTTAGAAAACGGTATGTGCAACGAGCTCCCTATGGGCATGCCCATCAAATAGAGGAGGGCACACCTCAGATTCTTCCCATGTGCTAACCAGTAGAGGTTAAGCCAGATGAGAAGCCCCCTTCCTGCCCCGGTGAACATGCTCCTCCCCAGTTTGAGCCCGATTTCAGCAGCGTGTGGTTCACTGAGGCAGCCCCAAGAAGGAGAAGCGTGGAAGTATCAAGCCctggttccgctcgagtgggcagccgagctccaccacagccgctctctcactccccttcctcaaagaggaatggggagaaaatatgtgaaaagggctcaaaggttgagataaggacaaggcGATCACGCAGTAGTTACcgtaacgggcaaaacagactcggcatagggagatagtaagatttgtTGTGTATttctaacaagctagagaagtgacaaacaaaggaaagaaaccaaaagcaccttcctccccatccaccctcttccacctcctccccccgagcggcgcaggggaacaggggaatgggggttatggtcagtctacagcgcttcttctctgccgctccttctcggtcactctcgtcccctgtgctgcgGGGTCCCACCCAGAACGGATGCCCTTTGGGGAGCAGAATCAGTGGGAAGTTAACTGGGGGCCAGTATGGCCAACAGAGAAGTAGGAGGAGATGCTGGACAATGCTCAGCATAAGCCTGTCTCGGTGGGACGGTTGCGgcaccctcctgctgcaccgTCTGCACAGGAGTCTCGGCGTGGTGGTGACGCTGCTGCGCTGCTCCCCAGCGTGCGGCAGGTCTGGGGCCCACCTGCCTTGGTAGCTCCACAAGTTGTCACCACAGGTTTGGTGACCCAGCCCCGCAGGTCCCTTCCCAGGTGGTCCTGTGACAAGGGGCTGCTGATGGGTGCTTCAGAGAGCTGGGGCACTGGGAAGCCGTGAGGGGAtggggtggcaggagggggctgaggggcgaGGCAGGTGGCAGCGGGTCACGGGGCCCTTTGTGAGCTGCCATGATGCGGGCTGTGTCCAGGCAACGGGGCACAGGGCCCTTTGTGACCTCCGGGATAGaaatgctgctggcagcctggtTTCCCCACTTTTCCTGGAGGACGAGGCGGGACAGGTCGGGAAGGAGTGGAGCTGCAAGGAGTCCCTGCAGAGCCACCCCATTCCTGCTGCCCGTGTCTTTGGTGCTTCCTGGAAGCGTTTCCCATCCCTGTGGTGGGAGCCCTTGAGGCCAGACCTCAGCAGCATGGCGGGGAGAGACCCCAGCATGCCCAAGCTGGCCtggacagaggaggaggaggccaaggTTAATGcccctccagcacagcagcccaATGAGCTGACCGAggtgcaggtgctgcaggcaggtgagaggctgagctgggctgaagggctggcagctgcgagctgcctctgcccctTGCCGTCCTCACAGGAGCTTCTGTCCCATGTGGCACGGGGCGAGGGGAACCGTCCAAACCCATGGGAtgagcagggagaggcaggcCGTGGGCAGCCATCCTGTGGCTACAGACCTCTCCTGCGCCATGGCAGCAAGCACCTTGTGGGGTGCAGGGCTCTCCGCCCTTACCATGCCGCGTCTGCTGGGGAACACCTGGCTCCCATGCATGCACAAGAGAGGTTGGGCTCAGTGCCCAGCTAGTTCCTGGCTCGGGGATCACCCTGCCTGGGCAGCATGGTCTTGGCTGTGTCCTCCAGCCTCTCCCACGGACCCTCAGCTCTGTCTGTGCTTGGTCTTCACCAAATCCAGGCTGGGACCAGACAgaacaggagcagcagcaacatcAGCAGCAGGAGGCCATTGCAGTCGAGCTGGATAAGCGTGTACTACACAGTGTCATCCCTCCACATCATGTAAGTATCCAGTCAGTGGGTCTCAAGCCCTTGGGGGATCGTGTGCCCCCCTTGAAGCTCTGTCTGCTGGGCATGTGACATCCTTTTTGGCCAGCCCTGAGTGGTGGGAAGAGAAGCGCTTGTCAGTGGACCCCAGGAAAGGGATtgctctggcagcagccccaCTCTCAGCCCTTTCTCCTTCAGGCACCGGGCATCTTGAGGAGCATCTACCAGTGGCTCATGTCCAACACAGAACAGTCTGCCCAGCACCGCCTGGACAAGAGCCTTCTGGAACTGGCCGAGGAGCACCCCCACGACGTGGTGGTGACTCTGCTGCGCTGCTCCCCAGCGTGCGACAGGTATGGGGCCCGCCTGCCCTGATGGCTCGGGGCCCGTCAGCCTTTCGAGCCCATCCAGCGCCAGCTGCCAGGCAGATGGCAGTTTTCAGGGTGCTCTGCAGGGGCCGAGCCCTGCATCGCCCCATTTCCCAGCCCTGGCACGTCAGCCCCAGAGCCTGCCACCACaatccctccctgccccacagggcCCGCCAGGGGCTGCctgtgaggggcagggggcagaggtAGGACTGGCAGCCAGCCTGGGCCCCTCCACGGGTGCCCAGGTCTTGGTGCTGTGGCCAAGGCCCCCCTGACCCAGCTCTctggccctgcagagctgccgtGACCATGTGGAGGGTGATGGTTGTCTCATCCCGGACTAAAAAGAAGGTGATGACAGAGCTGTGCCGCGTGCTGAAGGACTGGCCCTTTCACAGGACGTCCACCTCTGACGGGGACAACACGGATGTCTTCGCCCTGGCCGTGAGTTTCTGAACAAGCCCTCTCTCCCCCCAGGGGCTGCATCTCGGGGCAGCtatcatagaatcgtagaatcatagaatatcctgagttggaagggacccttaaggatcatcaagtccaactcttgacaccgcacaggtctacccaaaagttcagaccatgtgactaagtgcacagtccaatctcttcttaaattcagtcaggctcggtgcagtgaccacttccctggggagcctgttccagtgtgcaaccactctctctgtgaagaaccccctcctgatgtcaagcctaaacttcccctgcctcagcttaaccccgttcccgcgggtcctgtcgctggtgttaatggaaaaaaaggtctcctgcctctcgacacccccttacgaggaagttgtagactgcgatgaggtctcccctcagcctcctcttctccaggctgaacaggcccagtgccctcagccgttcctcgtacgtcttcccctccaggcctttcaccatcttcgtagccctcctccCCTGTCACTACGTCTCCCTGCCTCAGGCGGTGGGCTGCAAACCTGGCTTAGGGCATTTTAGGGGACAGGCCAGGGCCAAGGCACagcccagcaggctgcaggggctgggacgGAGAGCCCAGGCTGGTGGCAGGCCGCAGGAGGCTcagccagggcacactgccacCGCCCCAGGGAGGCTGCCTGTGGCTCAGCTCCGGATGGGAGCCAGGCCGGGTGCTCTGCCTGCATCTCCCGCGGCCCACGTCTGCACCTGAGCCTCGGCCTCCCACACTGGGGCTGTGCCACGGGGCTGGCTCAGCAGTGAGTGCCATCTCTGGGTCTTTTCTGCAGGCAACCAGGGTGCTGTGGGAGCTCCTTCGGCCAGCCAACTACCCAATGGAGCAGGAGATGAGCTTCTCTCGACCCCTGATGGTGTTGCTCTTCCAAATCTTCGCAAGCGCGCAGCAGACACCAGAAGAGGTGGAGACCTTCTTCAgggaatgccagcaggaggagggcattgccaccagccccagcaggtgCTTCGTCCCCCTCCTCCCATCCTTCCCATGGTCCTGGAGCCTGGGCCAGGGATCCGGGTGTGACctgggctgtgctctgcctgcaggttCGCACTGCTGACTCtgaaagcactgctctgccGTGTTGGGTATGATATGTTGGTGCTTGAATTGGGAAAGAGGAATATCTGGGAGATGCTACTCCACGCTGAGAGCCACCACTGGGCAGTGGGTCTGCTGGCCAGGTGAGGGCACTGAGGGACACCGGCAGAGCCCGGGGCACGTGAATTGCCCGTGGGCACAAATGAGGTCTCCTCAGAAGGGGCAGGAAGCCCATGGTGCACCCGAGGTGCACGCTGCTGTGGGGCGCTGGCTTCCTCCCTGCAAGGAGAGGTGGGGAAAGACCAGGCCTCCGGGAGCATGAAAtgctggtggctgctggaaCAGAGCCAGGAGCACTTCACCCGTCCTGCTCAGGACTTCTGCTCAGGACTCCTGCTCAGGACTCACCCTGCCTTCTTCCCTCTGCCAGGGCGATGAAATCCGTCTCAAGAACAGAGCGCCGACGGATTGTGCTGTATCTGGAAACGTGGCTCAACAACAACGAGCCACGCTGGAAGGTCCCTGCCATGGCCTTCCTGGTTGAGGTGAGCCCGATGGCAAGCGGTGCCGGCCTGAGCTGCCTCTTGCCACTCCACCCTCTGGTGGCCACAGCTGTGGGGAGAGACCGGCCggtggagctggggcagggcttcATCCCTTGGGGCTCATCCCCTTGGCACACACTGCCAGAGTGACACTCGTCTGCGGTTTCTCGTGCTTCCCATGAGCGAGGTCTCTGCTGGCCAATTCCAGCCTTGACTGAGGCGTGTTTTTCAGATGCTGGCCTGTGAGGACCTCAAAATGGAGTGTCTTCGAGTCATGCAGCTCTTCCCAAGATACCTGAGGAGTGAGTGCACGGCGATGCGTCAGCTGGTGCTCAAGGGCCTCAAAACGCTCAGCAGAAGACCCTATGTGGTAAGCAGGGTTCAGCCGGCTGAACACACCCCATTGGTGGTGTGGCTCTGGGCCAGGGATGCTGGCTAACACCGTTGCTTGGACTTGGCTGGGCACCGagtgctgtgggagctgctcCCAACTCTTGTGCCTCCCCATGCGCCTGCCCAAGTCCTTTGGGGCAGGACCGTGGCTTCTGGGCACTGTGGGCTCTGACAGCCTGAGAGTGTTTGCCAGCACAGCCCAACACGGTGTTGTTGCTCCCCACAGGCGAAAAAAATGGAGTTCCTGCTGCCAGAGATCATGGGGATACTGCCAGAGTTGGAAGGGGACGTGGCTGGAAATGCGCTGTTTGTGCTCAAAAACATGTTCAAGGAGATGACCATCAGCAAGGCCAGCCCCACCgctctgcagctggcagagaggCTGCCAGCGTTCTTTGACAGTGTAAGGCTGAGGGCACAGGGCCCAGCGGGGGTCTCTGAGGGCCGGTGCCTTTCCTGATGGATGTTGGGTGCTGTCAGGAAGCATTGTGCCCTGTGAATTTTCACACCCTTGCCCAGGTGGGCCtggagcagctggtgctgaggTCTTCGCTTCTTCCTTCCCACCAGGAATCCAGCTCCACGCAGCTGCAATCCATCCACTTCTTCAGAGCTGTGATGAGCTGCCGTTTtgcaaaaagggagaaaaagcagctgaagaaacaCGTGCGCCAGAGCGTGATCCCGCTGTTCTTCCACTTGCACGACGAGAACCAGCAAGTGGCCGAGGTTGGCTTCTCTGCCCAGCGTGGGCATTTGGGGAGGGCGATGCTGACACCCCGGGGTGGGACTGAGCACCCTCAGGAGGGACGGAGCCGTGGGCTCTGCTgccatccctgctccctgcatccagccccagctccctcggGCACTACACCACGGAGCAGACGCCTGCTCCCTGTGGTCAGCCTGCCCCACACAGCGCCCTGGGCCGTGCAGAGGcgtgcagcccctgcagcctcgccaaggggctggggacacaggtCCCCTGAGAGCTAGGGGTGCCACTTCAAagtctctgctgctcttcaggccGCAGAGGAAACCCTTCTCGATGCTGCCAAATTCCTGAAGAGGACACAGCTCGTGGACCTGCTGGAGGGAAAGCAAACATGGAGACTCGGCGAGTGCCTGGTAAGGACAGCTCTGAAGGCCCCGACCCAGACTGGACAAGCCCACAGCGCCCCAGGGCATGGGGCAGGCAGCTGTCCAAGGGGAAGGCTCTGCACCAGCCCCATGCCCTTGCGCTCTCTCTTGTGCAGCTGGAGGACAACAGCCTGGATGAGCACCTGCGCCAGAGCCTGCCGTACCTGCAGAGCCCGCAGGAGCCCTTGCGATTGGAGGCTGTCAGGTTCATCGGTGAGCCCGAGCCCCGGGGTCCCTCTGTGCccgagggaaggaggaggaggtggcccGGACAGCAGGGCCAGCGGGGGGTAGATGGGGAAggggtgctgctgggaagggctggCGGGCAGAGTTTGTAACAGGCTGTGTGTACTACCTAGGGCTCATTGCACAGCGAGTGAGGGATTGGCGTGAGGAGGAGCTCCCCATCATCTATGAAGGTAAGTGAGGGCAGCGGGGTATCGGCGGAttgccccctgctcctgcctggccaCAGGAAGAGCTGGGTGGCGCTggccacagcaggagctggtaGAATCATAAAACCAGAGtcacagaatgctttgggttggaagggagctgtAACGTCATCGAACTCCAACCCATCTGCCTGGTCAGGGATGCCTCGCGCTAGACCAGGGTGCTGAAAGCCCCGTCCAACCTTgcttgaatacttccagggatggggcccTTCCCGGGGTCCCCGCAAACACAGGCTCTGACCTTGCCTCCGCTCCTCTCTCTCACAGCCATTCAAGGCATGACGGACGACGTCAGTTCCTCTGTCTCTTCGCTCGCAACTGAGACCCTCCTCATTATACGAGCTGCAATGAGGTTGCCACGCAGTGTACCTGGATTACGAGGGCTGAGCTACCGGCTCTGGAAGGCGCGGAAGAAGTGCTCTGCACTGgccttcctgtgctgctgttgctgtgcaCAGGGATGATGGCAGGCATCCTGTGTGCTGGGGCCACCCAAAAGCGTGTGGAAGGCTGGGTGTCCCCTGGACTCTCCCAGCATGTGTCACACCTCCAGCCTTCAGGACCTTCTGCCCCCTTCG harbors:
- the LOC137858634 gene encoding maestro heat-like repeat-containing protein family member 7, which codes for MWRVMVVSSRTKKKVMTELCRVLKDWPFHRTSTSDGDNTDVFALAATRVLWELLRPANYPMEQEMSFSRPLMVLLFQIFASAQQTPEEVETFFRECQQEEGIATSPSRFALLTLKALLCRVGYDMLVLELGKRNIWEMLLHAESHHWAVGLLARAMKSVSRTERRRIVLYLETWLNNNEPRWKVPAMAFLVEMLACEDLKMECLRVMQLFPRYLRSECTAMRQLVLKGLKTLSRRPYVAKKMEFLLPEIMGILPELEGDVAGNALFVLKNMFKEMTISKASPTALQLAERLPAFFDSESSSTQLQSIHFFRAVMSCRFAKREKKQLKKHVRQSVIPLFFHLHDENQQVAEAAEETLLDAAKFLKRTQLVDLLEGKQTWRLGECLLEDNSLDEHLRQSLPYLQSPQEPLRLEAVRFIGLIAQRVRDWREEELPIIYEAIQGMTDDVSSSVSSLATETLLIIRAAMRLPRSVPGLRGLSYRLWKARKKCSALAFLCCCCCAQG